One window of Lytechinus variegatus isolate NC3 chromosome 2, Lvar_3.0, whole genome shotgun sequence genomic DNA carries:
- the LOC121407805 gene encoding toll-like receptor 3: MAAGILCMFACLILWNVCLGADNFADERFLHLQCASISKTTAKCSHLNLPSVPQYLPNTLETLDLSFNNLTTLHNASFENYNLLRILNIAHNFIHVIESGSFANLREIETIVLNNNVIHELSATFHMNDSKQITLILSHNEMRGIAHLNGLCFTETQKENTGDSGSRNITLIDFSHNNLTSVEEKDFASFSNCSIYQFKIGNNKLTRLPMNVFSGLSRVEKLDVSHINLQQFEVSSFLGIESIIEITLEGSHIRSIVPLNDSAYISSGQFTRIEILNLRDNKIEKVPDYAFLAFKYLEILHLGINRIRFISNKSFCEMRKLRVLHLQKNKIRSLQDGAFSCLGNVEYITLAQNNLFILKPAWFAHCKSLKILDLFRSNINEIKDDSWITPKLQILDLSYNKLISIGRLMFTGLSHLDILKLTGNQLYIIKGDTFRNMTALRSLEMDNIARIVLNDTFAELRSLIYLDFSFLSSHGAQIASVHQFTHTSALQTLNMSYCSIHSHDLVNTKTKGTLFDGLTSLRTLRMVGNNLVGLPNVSWIFSPLQRMQILDLGHCQLHSLTSEIFKNLSSLRELRLTNNELVDISENAFQNLHNLHNLLLQFNKINSIGKNLFKGTANLQRLLLNSNQISTVAPNTIIPSHLNVFNIAGNQLICNCQLTWFMQWLRSTNVWLGPHNETLCSIHSFGELKNKPVWTFHPEKYCGINTLLLTGVSFAIIAVSLLCLLVYYKRWWFDHKIFLLKLAIIGYDEITEDADPDDYEYQLNIMFHDDDTEWVNENLRPALEERMPHLQKVAFGDEALHPGMYYLNALNHNLDNSFKTALLISNKSVGDAWFMTKLRMAVEHVNDTKLDKIILIFLEDIKQANLPYLVRLLLSRNKPYLLVTEDEDGQELFWAQFEKEMRTNKVLNSVIPT; encoded by the coding sequence ATGGCCGCCGGTATATTATGCATGTTCGCTTGCCTGATTCTGTGGAATGTTTGTCTTGGAGCAGATAATTTTGCAGATGAAAGATTTCTGCACCTTCAATGTGCTTCTATTTCAAAGACTACAGCCAAATGCTCTCATCTAAACCTCCCTTCTGTACCCCAATATCTACCAAATACCTTGGAAACACTGGACCTGTCATTTAACAATCTCACAACACTTCACAATGCATCATTTGAAAACTACAACCTCCTTCGGATTCTGAATATCGCTCACAATTTCATCCACGTCATCGAGAGCGGATCTTTTGCAAATCTCCGGGAAATTGAGACAATTGTTTTGAATAACAATGTCATTCACGAACTGTCTGCGACTTTTCACATGAACGATTCAAAACAAATAACTTTGATTCTGTCTCATAATGAAATGAGGGGAATCGCCCATCTGAATGGACTCTGTTTTACAGAGACACAGAAAGAGAATACCGGAGATTCAGGGTCGAGAAATATAACTCTGATTGATTTCTCACACAACAATTTGACATCAGTTGAAGAAAAAGACTTTGCCTCTTTCAGTAACTGCTCTATTTATCAatttaaaattggaaataataaGCTGACACGTCTTCCAATGAATGTGTTTTCTGGATTATCTAGGGTGGAAAAACTTGATGTGAGCCATATAAACCTTCAACAATTTGAAGTTTCTTCCTTCTTAGGAATTGAAAGTATAATAGAGATTACATTGGAAGGATCACACATAAGGTCTATTGTACCGTTGAATGACTCTGCTTACATCTCAAGTGGACAATTCACtagaattgaaatattaaatctGAGAGacaacaaaatagaaaaagttCCTGACTATGCATTCCTGGCATTCAAGTACCTAGAGATCCTTCATCTGGGTATTAACAGAATAAGATTTATATCAAACAAATCTTTCTGTGAAATGAGAAAGTTAAGGGTATTGCAtttgcaaaaaaacaaaatcagaagtCTCCAGGATGGTGCTTTTTCTTGTCTTGGAAATGTAGAATACATCACATTGGCACAGAACAACTTGTTTATCTTGAAACCAGCTTGGTTTGCTCATTGTAAATCACTCAAAATTCTGGATCTTTTTCGGAGCAACatcaatgaaattaaagatGATTCCTGGATCACACCCAAATTACAGATACTTGACTTATCATACAACAAGCTCATTTCTATTGGAAGACTCATGTTTACAGGCCTATCTCATTTAGACATTCTGAAATTAACGGGAAACCAACTCTACATCATCAAAGGTGATACCTTCAGAAATATGACAGCTCTCAGATCTCTTGAAATGGACAACATAGCCAGGATAGTTCTGAATGACACTTTTGCTGAGTTAAGAAGCCTAATCTACTTggacttttctttcctttcctcccATGGGGCACAAATTGCCTCTGTACACCAATTTACACACACCTCTGCATTACAAACATTAAATATGTCATACTGTTCTATCCATTCTCACGATTTGGTGAACACTAAAACAAAAGGAACACTTTTTGATGGGCTAACATCCCTTCGCACTCTTCGAATGGTCGGAAATAATCTTGTTGGTTTGCCAAATGTCTCTTGGATATTTTCTCCCCTACAGCGAATGCAAATCCTTGATTTAGGCCATTGTCAACTGCATTCACTGACATCAGAGATATTTAAGAACCTGAGTAGCCTACGAGAACTCAGACTCACAAACAACGAGCTGGTGGACATATCTGAAAATGCATTCCAgaatttgcacaatttgcatAATCTGCTTCTccaattcaacaaaataaactCAATAGgtaaaaacttgtttaaaggAACAGCTAATCTACAACGGCTGCTCCTAAATAGCAACCAGATATCTACGGTAGCACCTAATACAATAATACCATCACACTTGAACGTGTTTAACATTGCAGGAAACCAACTGATCTGCAACTGTCAACTAACTTGGTTCATGCAGTGGCTCCGTTCTACAAATGTCTGGTTGGGACCACATAATGAAACATTGtgttccattcattcattcggtGAACTTAAGAACAAGCCAGTTTGGACATTTCATCCAGAAAAATACTGTGGAATCAACACCCTCCTACTTACTGGTGTTAGTTTTGCAATCATTGCAGTCTCCCTACTCTGTCTTCTGGTCTATTACAAGCGCTGGTGGTTCGACCACAAGATATTCCTTCTGAAACTAGCCATCATTGGCTATGATGAAATCACAGAGGATGCTGATCCAGATGACTATGAATACCAGCTTAACATCATGTTCCATGACGATGACACCGAGTGGGTGAATGAAAACCTGAGGCCTGCACTGGAAGAAAGGATGCCTCATCTGCAGAAAGTAGCCTTCGGAGATGAGGCCCTTCATCCAGGGATGTACTATCTCAATGCCTTAAATCATAACCTTGATAACAGCTTCAAGACAGCCTTGTTGATCAGTAACAAGTCAGTGGGTGATGCTTGGTTCATGACCAAGCTACGGATGGCCGTTGAGCATGTGAATGACACCAAGTTGGACAAGATCATCTTGATATTCCTGGAGGACATCAAGCAAGCCAACTTACCATATCTTGTAAGACTCTTGCTAAGTAGGAACAAACCTTATTTGCTGGTTACAGAAGATGAAGATGGTCAAGAGTTGTTCTGGGCTcagtttgaaaaagaaatgaggacAAACAAGGTTCTCAACAGTGTTATTCCAACTTAA